From a single Sorghum bicolor cultivar BTx623 chromosome 5, Sorghum_bicolor_NCBIv3, whole genome shotgun sequence genomic region:
- the LOC110435781 gene encoding disease resistance RPP13-like protein 4, with the protein MDNMRKILLLSYYDLTPQLKTCLLYLSIFPEDYEFRKTTLILRWIAEGFVQLEDGRQSLFEVGQSYYHELLNRCLIQPGDSEGDDLSPLRCRVHDMVLDLICSLSRDESFATTVYGDCRQITSSENKVRRLSIHNASWPTMNMSKLRSLTISNSAIINSMPPFLCYHLLRVLDFEKCNLKDHTSLEFLCKLFHLRFLSLVDTGYAGEVPREIGNLQFLQTFYFSGTYIKQVPLSILGMRQLMCLAVGMNTRLPTSGLRNLSSLELLRMNVDSAYIAEELGHLTQLRVLMVVLRKDKEGRWDERICRVLVGSLSKLHKIQTLQVEISDDVEVHLEGSVDSPWNLSHLVIFGTSRLPTWIDHTSFQLLSQLCIKVGQVGREDIHVLGRLKALRVLHLGMVGAKQVFERFMISADAFPCVTRCVFSGFSTVPSMFPPGAMPSLQRFCFDIRLEDFGDDSGFTVDDLALCHLPSLQRVWVCLDGERARDIKDVAMKALTKEAHAHPNHPDIDVGINGQWSQLCR; encoded by the exons ATGGACAACATGAGGAAGATATTGCTGCTTAGCTATTATGATCTAACTCCTCAACTGAAGACATGCTTACTGTATCTAAGTATATTTCCTGAAGATTATGAGTTTCGAAAAACTACATTGATTTTGAGGTGGATAGCTGAAGGATTTGTCCAACTAGAAGATGGGAGGCAAAGCTTATTTGAGGTTGGACAGAGTTACTACCATGAGCTTCTAAACAGATGCCTCATCCAGCCAGGAGACAGTGAGGGGGATGACTTGTCTCCTCTTAGATGCCGGGTGCATGATATGGTGCTTGATCTCATTTGTTCCTTGTCAAGAGATGAAAGTTTTGCTACCACTGTATATGGTGACTGCAGGCAAATCACATCTTCAGAAAACAAGGTTCGCAGGCTCTCTATCCATAATGCTAGCTGGCCTACAATGAACATGTCAAAATTAAGATCCCTTACTATAAGCAATTCTGCTATAATTAATTCAATGCCACCCTTTTTGTGCTATCATCTTTTGCGTGTATTGGATTTTGAAAAGTGCAATCTTAAAGACCATACAAGTCTAGAGTTTCTTTGTAAATTATTTCACCTGAGGTTTCTAAGTCTAGTAGATACTGGATACGCTGGTGAGGTCCCAAGGGAGATAGGGAATCTACAGTTTTTGCAGACTTTTTACTTCTCTGGAACTTACATAAAACAAGTCCCATTGAGTATCTTGGGGATGAGACAACTAATGTGCCTTGCCGTTGGGATGAATACAAGGCTGCCAACAAGTGGATTGAGAAATCTATCGTCTCTGGAGCTGCTTCGGATGAATGTGGATTCTGCATACATTGCAGAAGAGCTGGGCCATCTGACGCAACTGAGGGTGCTAATGGTTGTTCTCAGGAAGGACAAGGAAGGCAGATGGGATGAAAGGATATGCAGAGTTCTGGTGGGGTCCCTTAGCAAACTGCACAAAATCCAAACTCTACAAGTAGAAATCTCAGATGACGTGGAAGTTCATCTTGAAGGCTCAGTGGACTCCCCGTGGAATCTATCTCATCTTGTTATTTTTGGAACCAGTCGGCTGCCGACATGGATTGATCACACATCATTTCAACTCCTATCCCAGCTATGCATAAAGGTGGGTCAAGTTGGAAGGGAGGACATCCATGTCCTCGGCCGGCTGAAGGCTCTTCGTGTTCTCCACCTGGGAATGGTTGGCGCCAAACAAGTGTTTGAAAGGTTCATGATTAGCGCTGATGCCTTCCCATGTGTGACACGGTGTGTATTCTCGGGGTTTTCGACGGTGCCATCTATGTTCCCACCTGGAGCTATGCCGAGCCTTCAACGGTTTTGTTTTGATATAAGACTAGAGGATTTCGGTGATGATAGTGGATTTACAGTTGACGACCTGGCCTTATGCCACCTCCCGTCACTACAGAGGGTTTGGGTTTGCCTAGATGGAGAGAGAGCCAGAGACATCAAAGATGTGGCAATGAAAGCCCTGACGAAAGAGGCACACGCCCACCCGAACCACCCTGATATTGATGTCGGAATCAATGGGCAGTGGAGCCAGCTGTGCAG GTAA